The following are encoded together in the Azospirillum lipoferum 4B genome:
- a CDS encoding acyl-CoA dehydrogenase — protein sequence MTYTAPVDDLRFVLNEVVGLDAIAALPHCDSAAPDLVDAILEEAGKFASGVLAPLNRVGDKEGAKLENGVVRTATGWKEAYGQFTEAGWNSLPFEPEYGGQGLPWTVAFAVNEMWQAANLSFGLCPLLTQGAVDLLTEHASDEQKAVYLSKMISGEWTGTMNLTEPQAGSDLAAVRTKAVRADDGSYRITGQKIFITYGEHDLTENIVHLVLARLPDAPAGIKGISLFIVPKFLPKPDGTPGQRNDLRCASLEHKLGIMASPTAVMAYGDDEGAIGYLVGEENRGIEYMFTMMNNARLGVGIQGVAIAERAYQQARDYARSRVQSKDLADPKGAGVAIIKHPDVRRMLLDMRAKTEAARALALYAGTQLDISRHHEDPAVRAAATARVDVLTPIVKAWSTDIGCEVASTGVQIHGGMGFIEETGAAQHYRDARITPIYEGTNGIHGNDLTFRKTGRDKGAAARAFVADMRATVEELGAAPGDDLAVIRAELSAGLDALDKAIDWMVATQAEGDLQGAAAGAVAYLKLWGSVAGGWMLARSAMKAMEGLRQPGANASFLETKLIVARFYAEQVLATAPALLPTIASARNTVMALSEEQF from the coding sequence ATGACCTACACCGCTCCGGTCGACGATCTGCGCTTCGTCCTGAACGAGGTGGTGGGCCTCGACGCCATCGCCGCCCTGCCCCATTGCGACAGCGCCGCCCCCGATCTGGTCGACGCCATCCTGGAAGAGGCCGGCAAATTCGCCTCCGGCGTGCTCGCCCCGCTGAACCGGGTCGGCGACAAGGAGGGCGCGAAGCTGGAGAACGGCGTCGTCCGCACCGCCACCGGCTGGAAGGAGGCCTACGGCCAGTTCACCGAAGCGGGCTGGAACAGCCTGCCCTTCGAGCCAGAGTATGGCGGGCAGGGCCTGCCCTGGACCGTCGCCTTCGCGGTGAACGAGATGTGGCAGGCCGCCAACCTGTCCTTCGGCCTGTGCCCGCTGCTGACCCAGGGCGCGGTGGATCTGCTGACCGAGCATGCCAGCGACGAGCAGAAGGCGGTCTACCTGTCGAAGATGATCTCCGGCGAATGGACCGGGACGATGAACCTGACCGAACCGCAGGCGGGCAGCGACCTTGCCGCGGTGCGGACCAAGGCGGTGCGGGCGGACGACGGCAGCTATCGCATCACCGGCCAGAAGATCTTCATCACCTATGGCGAGCATGACCTGACGGAGAACATCGTCCATCTGGTGCTGGCCCGCCTGCCCGACGCCCCGGCCGGCATCAAGGGCATCAGCCTGTTCATCGTGCCGAAGTTCCTGCCCAAGCCCGACGGCACCCCCGGCCAGCGCAACGACCTGCGCTGCGCCAGCCTGGAGCACAAGCTGGGCATCATGGCCAGCCCGACCGCGGTGATGGCCTATGGCGACGACGAGGGCGCCATCGGCTATCTCGTCGGCGAGGAGAACCGCGGCATCGAATACATGTTCACGATGATGAACAACGCCCGGCTCGGCGTCGGCATCCAGGGCGTGGCGATTGCCGAGCGCGCCTATCAGCAGGCTCGCGACTATGCCAGGAGCCGCGTGCAGAGCAAGGATCTGGCCGATCCGAAGGGCGCCGGCGTCGCCATCATCAAGCATCCCGACGTGCGCCGCATGCTGCTGGACATGCGCGCCAAGACCGAGGCGGCGCGGGCGCTGGCGCTCTATGCCGGCACGCAGCTCGACATCTCCCGCCACCACGAGGATCCGGCGGTGCGGGCCGCGGCCACCGCGCGGGTCGACGTGCTGACCCCCATCGTCAAGGCGTGGTCGACCGACATCGGCTGCGAGGTGGCCTCCACCGGCGTGCAGATCCATGGCGGCATGGGCTTCATCGAGGAGACGGGTGCGGCCCAGCATTACCGCGATGCGCGCATCACCCCGATCTATGAGGGCACCAACGGCATCCACGGCAACGACCTGACCTTCCGCAAGACCGGCCGCGACAAGGGGGCCGCCGCCCGTGCCTTCGTCGCCGACATGCGGGCGACGGTGGAGGAGCTGGGTGCGGCCCCCGGCGACGACCTCGCCGTGATCCGGGCCGAGTTGTCGGCCGGGCTGGACGCGCTGGACAAGGCCATCGACTGGATGGTCGCGACCCAGGCGGAGGGCGACCTGCAGGGCGCCGCGGCCGGTGCGGTGGCGTATCTGAAGCTGTGGGGCAGTGTGGCCGGCGGCTGGATGCTGGCGCGTTCGGCGATGAAGGCGATGGAGGGCCTGCGCCAGCCCGGCGCCAACGCCTCCTTCCTGGAAACCAAGCTGATCGTCGCGCGCTTCTACGCCGAGCAGGTTCTGGCGACCGCCCCCGCCCTGCTGCCGACCATCGCCAGCGCCCGCAACACGGTGATGGCGCTGAGCGAGGAACAGTTCTGA